A window from Triticum aestivum cultivar Chinese Spring chromosome 6D, IWGSC CS RefSeq v2.1, whole genome shotgun sequence encodes these proteins:
- the LOC123145205 gene encoding uncharacterized protein isoform X1, translated as MCILSFSYLKSKANFSRSRSKLPHKTRNRTQLFSGFPEDKDQDHSKHPEFEEKSTDATMEGVEVAFRLTVVIWRKIFDDGFFSQTGKVLLGTDCHTYTVGSFAQLATGNVKQ; from the exons ATGTGCATCCTGAGTTTCAGCTACCTGAAATCAAAGGCCAATTTCAGTCGATCCCGAAGTAAACTACCACAT AAGACAAGGAACAGGACACAGTTATTTTCTGGATTTCCAGAAGACAAGGACCAGGACCACAGCAAACATCCT GAATTTGAAGAAAAAAGTACTGATGCAACCATGGAAGGGGTGGAAG TTGCTTTCAGATTAACTGTGGTCATTTGGCGTAAAATATTTGACGATGGTTTTTTCTCCCAAACTGGCAAG GTTCTACTTGGTACTGATTGCCATACCTACACTGTTGGATCCTTTGCCCAACTTGCAACTGGAAACGTGAAACAGTGA
- the LOC123145205 gene encoding uncharacterized protein isoform X2, with protein sequence MCILSFSYLKSKANFSRSRSKLPHTRNRTQLFSGFPEDKDQDHSKHPEFEEKSTDATMEGVEVAFRLTVVIWRKIFDDGFFSQTGKVLLGTDCHTYTVGSFAQLATGNVKQ encoded by the exons ATGTGCATCCTGAGTTTCAGCTACCTGAAATCAAAGGCCAATTTCAGTCGATCCCGAAGTAAACTACCACAT ACAAGGAACAGGACACAGTTATTTTCTGGATTTCCAGAAGACAAGGACCAGGACCACAGCAAACATCCT GAATTTGAAGAAAAAAGTACTGATGCAACCATGGAAGGGGTGGAAG TTGCTTTCAGATTAACTGTGGTCATTTGGCGTAAAATATTTGACGATGGTTTTTTCTCCCAAACTGGCAAG GTTCTACTTGGTACTGATTGCCATACCTACACTGTTGGATCCTTTGCCCAACTTGCAACTGGAAACGTGAAACAGTGA